Proteins from a single region of Sediminitomix flava:
- a CDS encoding MATE family efflux transporter: protein MSTGSVKIPKANLDSKSTFRKQFYRFALPSALGMLVNSLYVVADGIFIARGIGTEAIAAINVGYPVINLLAAMGLMFGVGGATFVALNPDDQIKKNRIFTYTLLLNLVVYSVISGIVFLFPDQIMYAFGATDRLLPLVKDYLYPCLLAAFFLMISFSLNAFVRNDNAPKKAMYSLIIGAVTNVILDYIFIFKLHMGIEGGAFATAIAQVVSALYLASHFFNSSFKLDLKIKQIDWDSIYKISSLGFSSFILEAAVMVITVLVNLALIKSEGETGVAAFGIIAYIFVIPRMFFIGLAQGIQPLVSNYFGQKEYKSVIEVYRFGQKVALTLTLVVLLLTFLYAEYIVSVFTGEEAIIPYTANGLFLYTSAVVFVGANFMNISYLQAMNRANLANTISICRGIVFMAISISVLPKFWGVNGIWLALPLADVLTFLLTITLFKALKINDKLVQPIVEAASIHIPQTDLEPIQIPRPSRAS from the coding sequence ATGTCAACAGGTTCAGTAAAAATACCTAAAGCTAATCTGGATAGTAAAAGTACTTTCAGAAAGCAGTTTTACCGTTTTGCTTTACCATCGGCATTAGGAATGCTGGTCAACTCTCTTTACGTAGTAGCAGATGGAATCTTCATTGCCAGAGGAATTGGTACGGAAGCAATTGCAGCTATTAATGTAGGATATCCTGTGATTAACCTTCTAGCTGCTATGGGTCTCATGTTTGGAGTAGGCGGAGCAACATTTGTAGCCCTAAATCCTGATGATCAAATCAAGAAAAATAGAATTTTCACCTATACGCTACTGCTAAACCTTGTCGTATATAGTGTTATAAGTGGTATAGTCTTTTTGTTTCCAGACCAAATTATGTATGCATTTGGTGCAACAGACCGACTACTTCCACTAGTAAAGGATTACTTGTATCCATGTTTACTTGCTGCATTTTTTCTGATGATTTCATTTTCATTAAATGCTTTCGTGAGAAATGATAATGCACCTAAAAAAGCCATGTATTCACTGATCATAGGTGCTGTTACCAACGTAATTCTGGACTATATCTTTATTTTCAAGCTACATATGGGAATTGAGGGAGGTGCTTTTGCCACTGCAATTGCTCAAGTGGTTTCAGCATTGTATTTAGCGAGTCATTTCTTCAATTCATCTTTCAAATTGGATTTGAAAATCAAGCAAATTGACTGGGACTCTATTTACAAAATCAGTAGTCTAGGTTTCTCATCTTTTATCCTAGAAGCTGCTGTAATGGTAATTACAGTTCTGGTCAATTTAGCACTCATTAAATCTGAAGGTGAAACAGGTGTTGCTGCATTTGGAATTATTGCTTACATATTTGTGATTCCTCGTATGTTTTTCATTGGGCTTGCTCAAGGAATTCAACCACTTGTGAGTAATTATTTTGGTCAAAAAGAATATAAAAGTGTTATCGAGGTATATCGTTTCGGCCAGAAAGTGGCTCTAACTCTCACACTTGTGGTTCTTCTACTGACATTCTTATATGCAGAATACATTGTAAGTGTCTTCACAGGAGAAGAGGCTATCATTCCTTACACTGCCAATGGACTGTTTTTGTACACTAGTGCAGTTGTTTTTGTAGGAGCCAATTTTATGAATATCTCATATCTACAAGCTATGAACAGAGCTAATTTGGCTAATACCATTTCAATTTGCAGAGGAATTGTATTTATGGCAATCAGTATTTCTGTACTTCCTAAGTTTTGGGGAGTAAACGGAATTTGGTTGGCACTTCCACTCGCTGATGTACTCACATTCTTACTGACCATTACCTTATTTAAAGCATTAAAAATTAATGATAAGCTCGTTCAACCAATCGTTGAAGCAGCGAGTATTCATATTCCTCAGACTGATCTTGAGCCAATCCAAATCCCGAGACCGTCTAGAGCATCATAG